Proteins encoded within one genomic window of Haematobia irritans isolate KBUSLIRL chromosome 5, ASM5000362v1, whole genome shotgun sequence:
- the LOC142239574 gene encoding sodium-independent sulfate anion transporter isoform X1 translates to MLADKMQRRATPSGNITDTSDIDDSQLYKEHFPNIGNFIKDSLHNGCRLSAITKKLPIISWLPKYEVSYLLQDFIAGFTVGLTTIPQAIAYGVVAGLEPQYGLYSAFMGCFTYIIFGSCKDVTIATTAIMALMVHPYAIQSPDYAALICFLAGCLILLMGLLNLGVLVRFISIPVITGFTIAAATTIGSAQINNLFGMASPSNDLIPAWKHFFTHLTSIGWYDAALGVSSLVFLFLMKKTKDIPYGNRIIWKYISLSRNALAVIIGTSLAYGLSLDGVQPFRVTGNITAGLPPFRPPPFSTNVNGTDVSFAEMINTVGASLASIPMVAILEIVAIAKAFSKGKIVNASQEMIALGMCNIMGSFVSSMPVTGSFTRTAVNNASGVKTPLGGAVTGALVLLALAFLTKTFYFIPKCTLASIIIAAMISLVELDKVRDTWKAKKKDLFPFIATLIPAMFWSLEYGILCGIVANISYILYSSAKPQIWLCNEKILEYEVGVVDVKQKLDFASAEYLKEKVIKFVNLNSEGSMHLVIIKGQEINSIDYTVAMNLISLREDLKILHCDLICWNWNISSAGVVCRLNNEMRDVFRFEKSLQEMVEEHYQLHSNNVSENSLYTLA, encoded by the exons ATGTTGGCCGATAAAATGCAGAGAAGAGCAACACCATCGGGAAACATTACAGATACATCTGATATTGATG aTAGCCAATTGTACAAAGAACATTTTCCCAACATTGGAAATTTCATAAAGGATAGCCTTCATAATGGTTGTAGACTTTcagcaatcacaaaaaaattacccattatcTCATGGCTACCGAAATATGAGGTCTcatatttattacaagattttatAGCTGGTTTTACAGTTGGTCTTACAACAATACCTCAG GCTATAGCATATGGAGTAGTAGCTGGTTTAGAGCCTCAATATGGATTATATTCAGCATTTATGGGATGTTTTACATATATAATATTTGGATCATGCAAGGATGTCACCATAG caacGACAGCAATTATGGCACTTATGGTTCATCCATATGCAATACAAAGTCCTGACTATGCTGCTCTCATTTGTTTCCTTGCTGGTTGTTTAATATTGCTTATGGGTCTATTAAATCTTGGAGTTTTAGttcgttttatttccatacccgTCATAACAG GATTTACAATTGCTGCGGCGACTACAATTGGAAGCGCCCAAATTAATAATCTCTTTGGAATGGCAA GTCCCTCAAATGATTTGATACCAGcatggaaacatttttttacacaCTTGACTTCAATTGGATGGTATGATGCAGCCTTGGGTGTATCATCTTTAGTATTTTTATTCCTTATGAAG AAAACCAAAGATATACCCTATGGTAATCGTATTATATGGAAATATATATCGTTATCTCGTAATGCATTGGCAGTTATCATTGGAACATCCTTGGCCTATGGCCTTAGTCTTGATGGTGTTCAACCATTTAGAGTTACTGGAAATATAACTGCAGGCTTACCACCATTCCGCCCACCACCATTTAGTACGAATGTAAATGGCACAGATGTTTCCTTTGCTGAGATGATTAATACCGTAGGAGCTTCATTAGCCTCAATACCCATGGTAGCGATATTAGAGATTGTGGCTATAGCAAAAGCATTTT CAAAAGGAAAAATCGTTAATGCTTCACAAGAAATGATTGCATTGGGCATGTGCAACATTATGGGTAGTTTTGTGTCTTCGATGCCTGTCACTGGCTCATTTACAAGGACTGCTGTTAATAATGCCAGTGGAGTTAAGACCCCTTTGGGTGGGGCTGTTACGGGAGCTTTGGTGTTATTGGCCTTAGCTTTTCTaactaaaacattttattttattcctaaatGTACATTGGCCTCTATTATAATAGCCGCTATGATTTCCCTAGTGGAATTGGACAAAGTAAGGGATACATGGAAAGCCAAGA aaaaagatCTATTCCCCTTTATTGCTACCCTTATACCAGCAATGTTCTGGAGCCTTGAATATGGTATACTATGTGGAATAGTAGCAAATATATCCTATATCTTATATAGTAGTGCCAAACCACAAATATGGCTATGTAATGAAAAG atACTAGAGTATGAAGTAGGCGTGGTGgatgttaaacaaaaattggattttGCTTCAGCTGAATACCTTAaagaaaaagtaataaaatttgtaaatctcAATAGCGAAGGATCTATGCATTTGGTTATAATCAAAGGTCAAGAAATTAATTCTATTGATTATACAGTGGCTATG aATTTAATATCATTGCGTGAAGATCTAAAAATTCTACACTGTGATCTAATCTGTTGGAATTGGAATATTTCATCGGCCGGTGTAGTCTGCCGTTTGAATAACGAAATGAGGGATGTATTCAGATTTGAAAAATCTTTGCAAGAAATGGTTGAAGAACATTATCAATTACACTCTAATAATGTATCTGAAAATAGTTTATATACATTAgcataa
- the bic gene encoding bicaudal produces the protein MNAEKLKKLQAQVRIGGKGTPRRKKKIVHSTPATDDKKLQSSLKKLSVNTIPGIEEVNIIKNDGTVIHFNNPKAQASLPTNTFAITGHGENKSISEMLPGILTQLGPQDITQLKKIASELANKSGAAAGSNPAANAGDDDVPDLVENFEEVAIGGAKQQAESSEAAKKPEEVPVA, from the coding sequence ATGAATGCCGAGAAATTGAAGAAACTGCAAGCGCAAGTGCGTATCGGTGGTAAGGGTACTCCTCGCCGCAAGAAGAAGATCGTACACTCCACCCCCGCTACAGATGATAAGAAATTGCAATCTTCATTGAAGAAATTATCGGTCAACACCATACCCGGCATTGAGGAGGTCAACATCATCAAAAACGATGGTACTGTCATCCATTTCAACAATCCCAAGGCTCAGGCATCGCTGCCCACCAATACGTTTGCCATTACCGGTCATGGTGAAAATAAATCCATTTCGGAAATGTTACCAGGTATTTTAACACAATTGGGTCCCCAAGATATAACACAGTTGAAAAAGATTGCCAGTGAATTGGCTAACAAGAGCGGAGCTGCTGCGGGATCTAATCCAGCAGCAAATGCGGGCGATGATGATGTGCCTGATCTAGTAGAGAACTTTGAGGAAGTAGCCATTGGTGGTGCCAAACAACAAGCTGAATCTTCTGAAGCTGCCAAGAAGCCCGAAGAAGTGCCAGTAGCTTAA
- the LOC142239574 gene encoding sodium-independent sulfate anion transporter isoform X2 → MNDHLNLLHSDSQLYKEHFPNIGNFIKDSLHNGCRLSAITKKLPIISWLPKYEVSYLLQDFIAGFTVGLTTIPQAIAYGVVAGLEPQYGLYSAFMGCFTYIIFGSCKDVTIATTAIMALMVHPYAIQSPDYAALICFLAGCLILLMGLLNLGVLVRFISIPVITGFTIAAATTIGSAQINNLFGMASPSNDLIPAWKHFFTHLTSIGWYDAALGVSSLVFLFLMKKTKDIPYGNRIIWKYISLSRNALAVIIGTSLAYGLSLDGVQPFRVTGNITAGLPPFRPPPFSTNVNGTDVSFAEMINTVGASLASIPMVAILEIVAIAKAFSKGKIVNASQEMIALGMCNIMGSFVSSMPVTGSFTRTAVNNASGVKTPLGGAVTGALVLLALAFLTKTFYFIPKCTLASIIIAAMISLVELDKVRDTWKAKKKDLFPFIATLIPAMFWSLEYGILCGIVANISYILYSSAKPQIWLCNEKILEYEVGVVDVKQKLDFASAEYLKEKVIKFVNLNSEGSMHLVIIKGQEINSIDYTVAMNLISLREDLKILHCDLICWNWNISSAGVVCRLNNEMRDVFRFEKSLQEMVEEHYQLHSNNVSENSLYTLA, encoded by the exons ATGAATGATCATTTAAATTTGCTGCACAGTG aTAGCCAATTGTACAAAGAACATTTTCCCAACATTGGAAATTTCATAAAGGATAGCCTTCATAATGGTTGTAGACTTTcagcaatcacaaaaaaattacccattatcTCATGGCTACCGAAATATGAGGTCTcatatttattacaagattttatAGCTGGTTTTACAGTTGGTCTTACAACAATACCTCAG GCTATAGCATATGGAGTAGTAGCTGGTTTAGAGCCTCAATATGGATTATATTCAGCATTTATGGGATGTTTTACATATATAATATTTGGATCATGCAAGGATGTCACCATAG caacGACAGCAATTATGGCACTTATGGTTCATCCATATGCAATACAAAGTCCTGACTATGCTGCTCTCATTTGTTTCCTTGCTGGTTGTTTAATATTGCTTATGGGTCTATTAAATCTTGGAGTTTTAGttcgttttatttccatacccgTCATAACAG GATTTACAATTGCTGCGGCGACTACAATTGGAAGCGCCCAAATTAATAATCTCTTTGGAATGGCAA GTCCCTCAAATGATTTGATACCAGcatggaaacatttttttacacaCTTGACTTCAATTGGATGGTATGATGCAGCCTTGGGTGTATCATCTTTAGTATTTTTATTCCTTATGAAG AAAACCAAAGATATACCCTATGGTAATCGTATTATATGGAAATATATATCGTTATCTCGTAATGCATTGGCAGTTATCATTGGAACATCCTTGGCCTATGGCCTTAGTCTTGATGGTGTTCAACCATTTAGAGTTACTGGAAATATAACTGCAGGCTTACCACCATTCCGCCCACCACCATTTAGTACGAATGTAAATGGCACAGATGTTTCCTTTGCTGAGATGATTAATACCGTAGGAGCTTCATTAGCCTCAATACCCATGGTAGCGATATTAGAGATTGTGGCTATAGCAAAAGCATTTT CAAAAGGAAAAATCGTTAATGCTTCACAAGAAATGATTGCATTGGGCATGTGCAACATTATGGGTAGTTTTGTGTCTTCGATGCCTGTCACTGGCTCATTTACAAGGACTGCTGTTAATAATGCCAGTGGAGTTAAGACCCCTTTGGGTGGGGCTGTTACGGGAGCTTTGGTGTTATTGGCCTTAGCTTTTCTaactaaaacattttattttattcctaaatGTACATTGGCCTCTATTATAATAGCCGCTATGATTTCCCTAGTGGAATTGGACAAAGTAAGGGATACATGGAAAGCCAAGA aaaaagatCTATTCCCCTTTATTGCTACCCTTATACCAGCAATGTTCTGGAGCCTTGAATATGGTATACTATGTGGAATAGTAGCAAATATATCCTATATCTTATATAGTAGTGCCAAACCACAAATATGGCTATGTAATGAAAAG atACTAGAGTATGAAGTAGGCGTGGTGgatgttaaacaaaaattggattttGCTTCAGCTGAATACCTTAaagaaaaagtaataaaatttgtaaatctcAATAGCGAAGGATCTATGCATTTGGTTATAATCAAAGGTCAAGAAATTAATTCTATTGATTATACAGTGGCTATG aATTTAATATCATTGCGTGAAGATCTAAAAATTCTACACTGTGATCTAATCTGTTGGAATTGGAATATTTCATCGGCCGGTGTAGTCTGCCGTTTGAATAACGAAATGAGGGATGTATTCAGATTTGAAAAATCTTTGCAAGAAATGGTTGAAGAACATTATCAATTACACTCTAATAATGTATCTGAAAATAGTTTATATACATTAgcataa
- the zda gene encoding peptidyl-prolyl cis-trans isomerase zonda — protein MDAEKSSNSSFEDLSNLNEADMKAASEAFIDNEKQDLEGGEKESPNEEDICDVLGNGQLTKRVLKKASSNKRPQRGDKCILSFTGKLEDGKIVEKEENFQMHVGDFEVIQGLDMVIPLMDVGEVAEVKVDPRFAYGSLGLKNDTDPDLSIPPESKLTYEVHLIDAKYEDYSDLKTYDIRKQYGTRKKERANFWYNRSEYNTAIQLYRRALEYLDDRDGDPEAEFEKEDIELTNNELQSLLNDRLIVYNNLAMAQIKVSALDAALQSVEHVLRCQPNNSKALYRKGRILEGKGDTKGAITLLQKAATLEPESRTIQQDLAKLIIKARREEHNEKKMYQKMLGQANKLEQKNKQPQKQQTVESSKLKLLGYLMGSILIGVAGVAMYRYKY, from the exons ATGGATGCTGAGAAATCAAGCAATAGCTCCTTCGAAGATCTTTCAAATCTAAATGAGGCCGATATGAAAGCTGCTTCGGAAGCATTTATAGACAATGAAAAACAAGATTTAGAGGGTGGCGAAAAGGAAAGCCCCAACGAAGAAGATATCTGTGATGTTTTAGGTAACGGCCAATTGACTAAGCGTGTGTTGAAAAAGGCGTCTAGCAACAAACGACCACAGAGGGGAGACAAGTGTATATTAAGCTTTACTGGCAAATTGGAAGATGGCAAAATTGTTGaaaaggaagaaaactttcagaTGCATGTTGGTGATTTTGAG GTTATACAAGGCCTTGACATGGTTATACCTTTAATGGATGTGGGCGAAGTTGCCGAAGTAAAAGTTGATCCACGATTTGCCTATGGATCTTTAGGCTTGAAAAACGATACAGATCCTGACTTGAGCATTCCTCCTGAATCTAAG CTAACATATGAAGTGCATTTAATAGACGCTAAATATGAAGACTATTCCGATCTTAAAACTTACGATATACGCAAACAATATGG aaCACGTAAAAAGGAAAGGGCTAACTTTTGGTATAATCGCAGTGAATATAACACTGCTATTCAATTATACAGACGTGCTTTGGAATATTTAGATGATCGTGATGGTGATCCTGAAGCCGAATTTGAAAAGGAGGATATTGAG CTAACCAATAATGAATTGCAATCATTATTGAATGATCGTTTAATTGTCTATAATAATCTGGCCATGGCACAAATAAAAGTTTCCGCACTTGATGCTGCTTTACAATCCGTTGAACATGTCTTACGCTGCCAACCCAATAACTCAAAGGCTTTGTACAGAAAAGGAAGA ATTCTCGAGGGTAAAGGCGATACAAAAGGAGCAATTACACTTTTACAAAAGGCTGCAACATTGGAACCAGAAAGTCGGACAATACAACAG GATTTGgccaaattaatcataaaagctCGTCGGGAAGAACATAATGAGAAGAAAATGTACCAAAAGATGTTGGGTCAAGCCAATAAATTGGAACAGAAAAACAAGCAaccacaaaaacaacaaactgtGGAAAGTTCAAAG TTGAAATTATTGGGTTACCTAATGGGTTCCATATTGATCGGTGTTGCTGGTGTGGCTATGTAtcgttataaatattaa